A DNA window from Thermosynechococcaceae cyanobacterium Okahandja contains the following coding sequences:
- the recJ gene encoding single-stranded-DNA-specific exonuclease RecJ: MALPPQRWQLPPVDSAQCEALRRALGCDRPLAEIYMRRGLTTPAAVKGFLEPETLDLPPPSTVFPDLALAVELLRQAIARAEKITICGDYDADGMTSTALLLRALRHLGGRVDYDIPSRMHEGYGINERIVDECHQQGVKVILTVDNGIAAVQPIAKARELGLIVIVTDHHDIPPQLPPAHAILNPKLVAADSPYHALAGVGMAYTLALSLAQRLGNLSGLVRPLRELCTLGTIADLAPLTGVNRRWVKQGLQTLPTSSLVGVRALMQVSDSVPQTHTALKPSAVGFRLGPRINAMGRIGDPQVVIELLTTEDASRAAALAAICEETNRRRQELCAAIEAAAIAQLEAQGFDPVAEWVLVIVQPDWHHGVIGIVASRLVERYGIPVFIGTYENETTIRGSARGIPEFNVFAALEATQSLLLKYGGHHAAGGFTLRAEHLDLWRDRLRQFARACLRPEHLRPLVQLDAEIGFEQLTWHFYEQVERLQPFGTENPQPVFCSRGVRVLSQSPMGKESNHLKLTLQQDNSPPITAKVWRWSGAPLPAEVDIAYTLVAHTWQGQTTLELELQGIQPSRPAPLAWSCPEPPPHPSPRWQPLGVDWPSRLQGRVLLYGYNRPYIVPSTTAATIDYDRPHRRCQQLILWSLPPSWTHLRWLLAIAQPTIVYVGSAAPPLPRESDLVATVAAAVKGTTTLNLLALSQTYWIAPCTLVAVLRHLGYGCDGFAPTLSIAEELERLQRWYRLQATHLARFCSPSAVGGNGPHPPAGQPPGCR, from the coding sequence TTATTGCGCCAAGCGATCGCCCGCGCTGAAAAGATAACCATCTGCGGTGATTACGATGCCGATGGCATGACCAGTACGGCGCTTTTGTTGCGAGCACTACGCCATCTGGGGGGGCGGGTTGACTATGATATTCCCTCACGGATGCACGAAGGCTACGGCATCAATGAGCGCATTGTTGACGAGTGCCATCAACAGGGAGTGAAGGTTATTCTGACAGTGGATAATGGCATTGCCGCCGTGCAGCCCATTGCCAAAGCGCGGGAACTGGGCTTAATCGTCATTGTGACGGATCACCACGACATCCCGCCCCAACTGCCGCCCGCCCATGCCATTCTTAACCCGAAGCTGGTGGCTGCCGACTCCCCCTACCACGCCCTAGCTGGGGTGGGTATGGCCTACACCTTGGCCCTATCCCTAGCCCAACGGTTAGGAAACCTCAGTGGGCTGGTGCGTCCCCTGCGGGAGTTGTGTACCCTAGGCACCATTGCTGACTTGGCACCCCTGACGGGGGTGAATCGCCGCTGGGTCAAGCAGGGGCTACAGACCTTGCCTACGTCGTCTTTGGTGGGGGTGAGGGCGCTCATGCAGGTTTCTGATAGCGTGCCCCAGACCCATACGGCTCTTAAGCCCAGTGCCGTTGGTTTCCGCCTAGGCCCGCGCATTAATGCAATGGGACGCATTGGCGATCCGCAGGTGGTGATTGAGTTACTGACAACAGAGGATGCCAGTAGGGCAGCCGCCTTAGCCGCAATCTGCGAAGAGACCAACCGCCGGCGGCAAGAGTTGTGTGCGGCCATTGAAGCGGCGGCGATCGCCCAGTTGGAGGCACAAGGTTTTGATCCGGTAGCGGAGTGGGTGCTGGTGATAGTGCAACCCGATTGGCACCATGGGGTCATTGGCATTGTGGCCTCGCGCTTAGTGGAACGCTACGGCATACCCGTCTTCATTGGCACCTACGAAAATGAGACAACCATTCGCGGCTCTGCCCGTGGGATTCCCGAGTTCAACGTCTTTGCGGCGCTAGAGGCCACCCAATCCCTACTCCTGAAGTATGGCGGCCACCATGCGGCGGGTGGGTTCACGTTGCGGGCTGAGCATTTGGACCTGTGGCGCGATCGCCTGCGGCAGTTTGCCCGAGCCTGCCTGCGGCCAGAGCACCTACGCCCGCTTGTCCAGCTTGATGCCGAAATTGGTTTTGAGCAACTCACGTGGCATTTTTATGAGCAGGTGGAGCGCTTGCAACCCTTTGGCACCGAGAATCCTCAGCCCGTTTTTTGCAGTCGCGGCGTGCGGGTGCTGAGCCAATCGCCGATGGGGAAAGAGAGCAATCACTTGAAGCTCACCTTACAGCAAGACAACAGCCCACCCATCACAGCAAAGGTATGGCGTTGGTCGGGGGCACCGCTGCCTGCCGAGGTCGATATTGCCTATACGCTTGTTGCCCATACGTGGCAGGGGCAAACCACCTTAGAGCTAGAGCTACAGGGCATCCAACCCAGCCGTCCCGCACCCTTGGCGTGGTCGTGCCCTGAGCCGCCCCCCCACCCCAGTCCCCGCTGGCAGCCCCTAGGGGTAGATTGGCCGTCGCGACTTCAGGGGAGGGTTCTACTCTACGGCTACAATCGCCCCTACATTGTCCCTAGTACCACAGCAGCCACGATTGACTACGATCGCCCCCACCGCCGTTGTCAGCAGCTTATCCTCTGGTCGCTGCCCCCCTCGTGGACTCATCTGCGCTGGCTACTGGCGATCGCCCAGCCCACGATTGTCTATGTGGGGTCTGCCGCACCCCCTCTGCCTAGGGAATCGGATCTAGTGGCTACCGTCGCAGCGGCGGTTAAGGGGACGACCACCCTCAATCTTTTAGCCCTCAGCCAAACCTACTGGATTGCCCCTTGCACCCTCGTTGCTGTTTTGCGTCACCTTGGCTATGGTTGTGATGGCTTCGCCCCGACCCTCAGCATTGCCGAGGAGCTTGAGCGACTCCAGCGATGGTATCGTTTACAAGCCACCCACTTGGCGCGTTTCTGCTCGCCCTCCGCCGTGGGCGGCAATGGGCCACACCCGCCAGCGGGGCAGCCCCCTGGTTGTCGTTGA
- a CDS encoding ParA family protein encodes MDISRLRSQWQQISGDETREAVIDHHFILPLLTLLGFGESDRLSSFDTGSGIADVAARFPTKDCPPFAQERLHPDLIVELKAPARRSRNTPTQTVTLSLEDGSAHQARALSQLRQLLAGEHCRHTRWGLITNARHLQLFQRHGHLVYPATPNFEISGDRLEAIVQELRACLECPPRCTTVCIYNHKGGVGKTTTTINLGATLAVADQAVLLVDCDPQGDLSRSLEIAPTATTLANCLQEPSLPISAAIRPFDLRLRSGNSIKSAHIFDVIPATPHLQSILIQAMQTGTPAITRLREVLQGVRDRYDYILLDCPSAWLFLSKSAVYASDVVLIPTRHTDLSSLNNAAQVIHSFIFGEIHTFRREGGPLPLPIFFNGAPTTDKAMAVATAEIEQILQKFSHLTPYFWPHYQTNDTTVFAIPEYAIISRAAFARVPAVFKDKRVLGFYQNLVQTYFYPLA; translated from the coding sequence GTGGATATTTCCCGTTTGCGATCCCAATGGCAGCAAATTAGTGGTGATGAAACCCGGGAAGCGGTTATTGACCATCACTTTATTCTCCCCCTGCTGACGCTCCTTGGTTTTGGCGAGAGCGATCGCCTCTCCTCCTTTGACACCGGCAGCGGCATTGCTGATGTTGCGGCGCGCTTTCCGACCAAGGATTGCCCCCCCTTTGCCCAAGAGCGGCTGCACCCCGATCTAATTGTGGAACTGAAGGCACCCGCCCGCCGTTCCCGCAATACCCCCACTCAAACGGTGACCCTCAGCCTTGAGGATGGCTCGGCCCATCAAGCCCGCGCCTTGAGTCAACTGCGCCAACTGTTGGCGGGGGAACACTGCCGCCACACTAGGTGGGGGCTGATCACCAATGCGCGCCATTTGCAACTGTTTCAGCGCCATGGGCATTTGGTCTATCCCGCTACCCCCAATTTTGAGATCAGTGGCGATCGCCTCGAAGCCATTGTCCAAGAACTGCGCGCTTGCCTTGAATGTCCACCGCGCTGCACTACCGTGTGTATCTATAACCATAAAGGCGGCGTAGGTAAAACAACGACCACCATTAACTTGGGTGCCACCCTTGCCGTTGCCGATCAAGCGGTTCTACTGGTGGACTGCGACCCCCAAGGGGATCTCAGCCGCTCCCTCGAGATTGCGCCAACCGCCACGACCCTAGCCAATTGCCTGCAAGAGCCAAGCCTACCCATCAGCGCCGCCATTCGCCCCTTTGATCTGCGGCTGCGCAGTGGCAACTCGATTAAATCGGCTCATATTTTTGATGTGATTCCCGCAACCCCCCACCTGCAAAGTATTCTGATTCAGGCAATGCAGACCGGTACCCCCGCCATTACCCGGCTGCGGGAGGTCCTACAAGGGGTGCGCGATCGCTACGACTATATTTTGCTGGACTGCCCCAGCGCGTGGTTGTTTTTAAGCAAGAGCGCCGTCTATGCCAGTGATGTGGTACTTATTCCCACACGGCATACGGATTTATCCTCGCTGAATAATGCCGCCCAAGTGATTCACAGTTTTATCTTTGGTGAGATTCACACCTTCCGCCGTGAAGGCGGCCCATTACCCTTGCCGATCTTTTTTAACGGCGCGCCTACCACCGATAAAGCCATGGCCGTTGCCACCGCCGAAATCGAGCAAATTTTACAAAAGTTTTCCCATCTCACTCCCTACTTTTGGCCGCACTATCAGACCAATGACACAACGGTGTTTGCTATTCCCGAATACGCCATTATTTCTCGGGCCGCCTTTGCACGGGTACCTGCCGTTTTCAAAGATAAGCGGGTGTTAGGCTTTTATCAGAACCTTGTCCAAACCTACTTTTATCCCTTGGCATAA
- the recJ gene encoding single-stranded-DNA-specific exonuclease RecJ, with amino-acid sequence MARVVWQQPRATPAPADFVGEVKALHPAAGQFTAQLLWQRGIREVAAFLDWHQYCPSSPFDFPEMSAAMARLQQAIAQQEKVAIWGDFDADGVTATAVLWEGLHPFLGEHLVGFYIPNRLQEGHGLSEKGLQQLAQKGVSLIITCDTGCTNHPEIALARELGIDVIVTDHHTLAPDSLGAVALINPRQLPSSHPFRSLSGVAVAYKFVEAVYETWPQQTAPPLELLLDLVVVGLIADLVELRAEARYLAQRGLEALANTRRPGLKALLDNCRRKGQQFTDISFGLAPRLNAVSRVVGNVTRLIHLLTTHDPAKAKKIAKAVEDSNDSRRQLQTAIANEAHQKVAQLDLSTARVIVLTDNNWAAGVLGIVANELVSTYGRPAILLHTDPATGMAAGSARSEGTVDLYEALRSQQHLFVQFGGHPYAAGVRLKITDIPVLEAALNDYLLQQQGTATAIAQPLAIDLEVQLADLGMSLFRELKLLEPFGLGNPQPRLLVRQVHLKNLRDNRSKNNSLPYTTFDLVEPQTGTCFPAKWWQHQVSDCSTGRCDVVLELQEWQGRVTANVVALQPSASTILTHAPIKLIEDFRNCPAAAPPTGLRVDRCPTSAAEWQCWVDRAQAQQQPLILTYTTPAESDPLSLWQSLVAQFKDASQRQHPLQRHQLLTTLALDEVCLGLAIEVFKTLGVEVQEQDHTLHCRWPPQTCPTPETTAALERFLGAIAEQQFRRRYFATAPVQCLENYAKG; translated from the coding sequence ATGGCGCGGGTTGTTTGGCAGCAGCCAAGGGCAACGCCAGCGCCAGCGGACTTTGTGGGCGAGGTGAAGGCGCTGCACCCGGCGGCAGGGCAATTTACGGCACAACTGCTGTGGCAGCGCGGGATTCGCGAGGTGGCCGCCTTTTTAGATTGGCACCAGTACTGTCCAAGCTCTCCCTTTGACTTTCCAGAAATGTCTGCGGCCATGGCACGGCTACAGCAGGCGATCGCGCAACAGGAGAAAGTGGCCATCTGGGGTGATTTTGATGCCGATGGCGTGACCGCTACCGCCGTCCTATGGGAGGGGTTGCATCCGTTTTTAGGGGAGCACCTCGTCGGCTTTTATATTCCCAATCGGTTGCAGGAGGGGCACGGTCTTTCGGAAAAGGGTTTACAACAGCTTGCCCAGAAGGGGGTCTCGTTGATCATCACCTGCGATACGGGCTGCACGAATCACCCAGAAATTGCCCTTGCCCGCGAGCTTGGTATAGATGTCATTGTGACTGACCACCATACCCTTGCCCCTGACTCCTTGGGGGCGGTGGCGCTGATTAACCCACGGCAGTTGCCAAGCTCCCATCCCTTCCGTTCCTTATCGGGGGTTGCCGTGGCCTATAAGTTTGTGGAAGCCGTCTATGAAACGTGGCCACAGCAGACCGCACCGCCTCTGGAGTTGCTACTGGACTTGGTGGTAGTTGGCCTCATTGCCGATCTGGTCGAGTTGCGTGCCGAAGCGCGGTATTTAGCCCAGCGGGGGCTAGAGGCGCTCGCGAATACGCGACGACCCGGGCTAAAGGCGCTCCTAGACAACTGTCGGCGCAAGGGGCAGCAGTTTACCGATATTAGTTTTGGTTTAGCACCGCGCCTGAATGCGGTGAGTCGAGTTGTGGGGAATGTAACCCGCCTCATCCATCTGCTGACCACCCATGATCCGGCAAAAGCTAAGAAAATTGCCAAAGCTGTTGAGGACTCAAATGATAGTCGGCGGCAACTGCAAACGGCGATCGCCAACGAGGCGCATCAAAAGGTCGCGCAATTGGATCTCTCGACGGCGCGGGTGATTGTCCTCACGGACAACAACTGGGCGGCGGGAGTTCTGGGGATTGTCGCTAATGAGTTAGTCAGCACCTATGGTCGTCCGGCAATTTTACTGCACACCGATCCGGCCACGGGCATGGCTGCCGGATCGGCCCGCTCCGAGGGAACGGTGGATCTTTACGAGGCACTGCGCAGCCAGCAACACCTGTTTGTGCAGTTTGGCGGCCACCCCTACGCGGCGGGAGTGCGCCTGAAAATAACGGATATTCCAGTCCTCGAGGCGGCACTCAACGATTATCTGCTCCAGCAACAGGGGACGGCGACGGCGATCGCGCAGCCGTTGGCCATTGATCTAGAGGTCCAACTGGCGGACTTGGGAATGTCCCTCTTCAGGGAACTAAAACTACTGGAGCCGTTTGGGTTGGGCAACCCACAACCGCGGCTATTGGTGCGTCAGGTACACCTGAAAAATCTGAGGGACAACCGCAGTAAAAACAACTCTCTGCCCTACACCACCTTCGACTTGGTCGAACCCCAGACGGGAACTTGCTTTCCGGCCAAGTGGTGGCAGCATCAGGTGAGCGATTGCTCAACAGGCCGCTGTGATGTGGTACTGGAGTTACAGGAATGGCAAGGCAGGGTCACCGCCAACGTTGTAGCTCTCCAACCGAGTGCCAGCACAATTCTGACACATGCCCCTATTAAATTGATTGAGGATTTTCGGAATTGCCCGGCGGCGGCTCCCCCGACCGGCCTACGGGTGGATCGGTGCCCCACCTCGGCAGCAGAATGGCAATGCTGGGTGGATCGCGCCCAAGCGCAGCAACAGCCTTTGATTTTGACCTACACTACGCCAGCGGAGTCGGATCCCTTGTCCCTGTGGCAGAGCCTTGTCGCCCAGTTTAAGGACGCCAGTCAGCGCCAACATCCCCTACAGCGGCATCAACTTTTAACGACCCTAGCCTTAGATGAGGTGTGCCTCGGGCTAGCGATCGAGGTGTTCAAAACCCTAGGAGTTGAGGTACAGGAGCAAGACCACACCTTGCACTGCCGTTGGCCTCCCCAAACCTGCCCCACCCCAGAGACTACCGCGGCGCTCGAGCGATTTCTGGGGGCGATCGCTGAGCAGCAGTTTCGTCGCCGCTACTTTGCCACGGCTCCCGTGCAGTGCTTAGAAAATTATGCCAAGGGATAA
- a CDS encoding response regulator codes for MAQRPLLQFLKFFLPTTIALAAIVSPIYLVQRKDAIDDILLREENKVERGGIILTSQIEALANDTTTLAVAYDLDEFVLLKQQQGSRSQNEGQLNEIEGNVYSFLAQKRSYDRLYLFDLKGNLHLNIALRHNFSGRLGKNVPSADLQERYWPVIQQLRRDEVFVSPFDIDLTNAQPHLAPTPILYVAAPVYSREQLVGFLVVRYQANQLINTLIRGCRGVFGSCLLANDQGYWLLGERTSHEWGFRYPGRQQWSVPSLYPELWQQTRATNAGVLASPNGVFAYRLVTPLKANYLSLDPLTNTIGYQNNYRLWVISHIPPSIVDNILEPINLQFLALFVGLWAFSGVLIAIIVRDQRRRASLAHRLSTSEVRFRTVSELAPVGIFTMDAAGQLTYTNKALLEMLGVTSASPAEILWQDYLHPEDRQGVLEAWQQAIAQQQAFNQQFRLLAGEDEVRWLKARAIPIFEDHLLTGFVGTWEDISQMMRQQELLEAARNAAEDASRAKSEFLATMSHEIRTPMNAIIGLTGLLLDTPLNLQQQEFLNTIRLSGDALLTIINDILDFSKIESGKLELEAYPFNLRTCIEEVLDLMANRALERKVELIAHIDPDVPIHVIGDMGRLRQILVNLLSNGVKFTQNGNLILYVKSFVGSPEGDRYPFLFAVQDTGVGITPQGVDRLFKPFSQVDASITRHYGGTGLGLAICQRLVERMDGHIWLETKSQDGPLTVGGNPPPHYQSIPIQGTGSVFYFTARLLLNPNAAKITSDEPSCLQNRHILIVDDNATNRRILALQTQNWQMLPQVAESGATALALLQNHTPFDAAILDLQMPEMDGVTLAKQIRAAYPHLPLILLTSLGYSLTPDEAQLFATLITKPVKQSTLYNVLSDLFSDCPITTAAKPKQFSTAALQADLPPLRILVAEDNKVNQMVALRILEKLGYRGDIAANGLEVIEAVKRQPYDVILMDMQMPEMDGVTATREVIQLFQERAQPRPRIIAMTANAMESDRQACLEAGMDDYVSKPINLEELIRALRECAPAPSGLG; via the coding sequence ATGGCTCAGCGTCCATTGCTCCAGTTTCTCAAGTTTTTCTTACCGACAACGATCGCCTTGGCGGCTATTGTTAGCCCTATTTATCTGGTACAGCGCAAGGATGCCATTGATGACATTCTGCTGCGGGAAGAAAATAAAGTTGAGCGCGGCGGCATAATTCTCACCAGTCAAATTGAGGCACTGGCCAACGACACCACCACCTTGGCAGTGGCTTACGATCTCGATGAGTTTGTCCTGCTCAAGCAGCAGCAGGGCAGCCGTTCCCAGAACGAGGGTCAGCTTAACGAAATTGAAGGGAATGTGTATAGTTTTTTGGCACAAAAGCGCAGCTATGACCGCCTGTACCTCTTTGACCTCAAAGGGAATCTACACCTCAATATTGCCCTGCGCCACAATTTTAGTGGCCGTCTTGGTAAGAACGTCCCCTCTGCCGACTTGCAAGAGCGGTATTGGCCGGTGATTCAGCAGCTACGGCGTGACGAGGTGTTTGTTTCCCCCTTCGACATTGACCTTACCAATGCTCAGCCCCACCTTGCGCCTACGCCAATTCTGTATGTTGCGGCTCCCGTTTATAGCCGCGAGCAGTTAGTGGGGTTTTTAGTGGTGCGGTATCAAGCCAACCAATTAATCAACACCCTCATCAGGGGGTGCCGTGGCGTGTTTGGCAGTTGCCTGTTGGCCAATGACCAAGGCTATTGGCTCCTTGGGGAGCGCACAAGTCATGAGTGGGGCTTTCGCTACCCGGGGCGGCAGCAGTGGAGCGTTCCGTCCCTCTATCCTGAACTGTGGCAGCAGACTCGCGCCACGAACGCTGGCGTGCTAGCTAGCCCCAATGGTGTGTTTGCTTACCGCTTGGTCACGCCCCTTAAGGCAAATTATTTGTCCCTCGACCCCCTCACCAATACCATTGGCTACCAAAATAACTACCGCCTTTGGGTCATCAGTCACATCCCGCCATCGATTGTCGATAACATACTCGAGCCTATTAATCTACAGTTTTTGGCGCTCTTTGTGGGGTTGTGGGCGTTTTCCGGTGTGTTAATTGCGATTATTGTCAGAGACCAGCGCCGCCGCGCGAGTTTGGCGCACCGCCTTTCCACCAGTGAGGTTCGCTTTCGCACCGTCAGCGAGCTAGCCCCCGTAGGCATTTTTACCATGGATGCCGCCGGTCAATTGACCTACACCAATAAAGCCCTCCTTGAAATGCTCGGGGTGACGTCGGCCTCGCCCGCTGAGATTCTCTGGCAAGATTACCTGCATCCGGAGGATCGTCAGGGGGTACTGGAGGCATGGCAGCAGGCGATCGCTCAACAGCAGGCGTTTAACCAACAGTTTCGCCTTTTGGCAGGCGAGGATGAGGTGCGCTGGTTAAAGGCTCGCGCCATTCCAATTTTTGAAGACCATCTCCTCACCGGGTTTGTTGGCACTTGGGAAGACATCTCCCAAATGATGCGCCAGCAAGAGCTACTGGAGGCGGCTCGTAATGCGGCTGAGGATGCCAGCCGCGCCAAGAGCGAGTTTTTGGCCACCATGAGCCACGAAATTCGCACCCCCATGAACGCGATCATTGGCCTCACCGGACTGCTGCTGGATACCCCCCTCAACCTGCAGCAACAGGAATTTTTGAATACCATTCGCCTCAGTGGCGATGCCCTGCTGACAATTATTAATGATATTCTTGACTTTTCCAAAATTGAGTCGGGCAAGCTGGAACTGGAAGCCTACCCCTTTAACCTGCGCACCTGCATTGAAGAGGTGTTGGACCTAATGGCCAACCGCGCCCTCGAACGCAAAGTGGAACTCATTGCCCACATTGACCCAGATGTGCCGATTCACGTGATTGGCGACATGGGACGACTGCGGCAAATTCTCGTTAATTTACTGAGTAATGGCGTTAAGTTTACCCAAAACGGCAACCTCATTTTGTACGTCAAATCTTTTGTTGGCTCACCCGAAGGCGATCGCTACCCGTTTTTATTTGCGGTTCAGGATACAGGCGTAGGCATTACCCCCCAAGGGGTCGATCGCCTCTTTAAGCCCTTTAGCCAAGTGGATGCCTCGATTACCCGCCATTACGGGGGAACGGGCTTGGGGCTAGCCATCTGTCAGCGGCTGGTGGAGCGGATGGACGGGCACATCTGGTTAGAAACCAAAAGCCAAGACGGCCCCCTAACCGTCGGCGGCAACCCGCCCCCCCACTACCAATCCATTCCCATTCAGGGCACAGGGTCGGTATTCTACTTTACGGCGCGACTGCTGCTCAACCCCAATGCCGCCAAGATTACTAGCGATGAACCCTCGTGCCTACAGAACCGCCATATTTTGATTGTGGATGACAATGCCACCAATCGGCGGATTTTAGCGCTACAGACCCAAAATTGGCAGATGCTGCCCCAAGTGGCTGAAAGTGGTGCCACAGCTCTAGCGCTGCTGCAAAACCACACCCCCTTTGATGCGGCCATTTTAGACCTGCAAATGCCGGAGATGGATGGGGTTACCCTTGCCAAACAGATTCGGGCGGCCTATCCACACCTACCGCTGATTCTTCTGACCTCCTTGGGGTACTCCCTTACCCCTGACGAAGCACAATTATTTGCAACGCTCATTACTAAACCGGTGAAACAATCCACCCTTTACAATGTCCTCAGTGACTTGTTTAGTGATTGTCCCATCACCACGGCAGCAAAACCCAAACAGTTTTCCACGGCTGCCCTGCAGGCAGATTTGCCCCCCTTGCGCATTTTGGTTGCCGAGGACAACAAAGTGAACCAGATGGTGGCACTGCGCATCCTTGAAAAGCTTGGCTATCGCGGCGATATTGCCGCCAATGGCCTTGAGGTGATCGAGGCGGTGAAACGCCAACCCTACGATGTTATTTTAATGGACATGCAAATGCCGGAAATGGATGGCGTAACCGCTACCCGCGAAGTGATCCAACTGTTTCAGGAGCGGGCGCAGCCACGACCCCGCATTATTGCCATGACCGCCAATGCCATGGAGAGCGATCGCCAAGCCTGTTTGGAGGCGGGGATGGACGACTATGTCAGCAAACCCATCAACCTTGAAGAACTCATCCGCGCTCTGCGGGAGTGTGCCCCCGCCCCCTCTGGATTAGGGTAG
- the petG gene encoding cytochrome b6-f complex subunit PetG has protein sequence MIEPLLCGIVLGLIPVTLAGLFFAAYQQYKRGNQFEL, from the coding sequence ATGATTGAGCCATTACTGTGTGGGATTGTTCTGGGGTTAATTCCGGTAACGCTGGCGGGGTTGTTTTTTGCCGCGTACCAGCAGTATAAGCGCGGTAACCAGTTTGAACTGTAG
- the der gene encoding ribosome biogenesis GTPase Der has protein sequence MSLPIVAVIGRPNVGKSTFVNRLAGERDAIVHDAPGVTRDRTYRPVFWQDREFLVVDTGGLVFDDDSDFLPLIRQQAELALQEATAAILVVDGQAGPTALDHEIADWLRQQSRPILVAVNKCESRQMGQVQAAEFWSLGLGEPYPISSIHGSGTGELLDQLITHLPVQTAIPEPAEIQVAIAGRPNVGKSSLLNALIGRDRAIVSPISGTTRDTIDTVVERNGVHYRFIDTAGIRKRGSVEYGPEMFSVHRAFKAIHRSDVVLLVLDALEEITEQDQRLAGHIADQGRACVLIMNKWDAVEKDTYTINTYRDRLYRRLNFLDWAEALFISAKTGQRLDKIFTAVDAAVEQHRRRVSTAVVNEVIQEAVRWHTPPATRQGRQGKIYYATQVATQPPAIAIFVNDAKLFKENYRRYIEGQVRKQLGFQGTPIRLLWRSKKPRDLEA, from the coding sequence ATGTCATTACCAATTGTTGCTGTGATCGGTCGTCCCAATGTGGGTAAATCGACATTTGTCAATCGCCTTGCCGGAGAGCGGGATGCCATTGTCCATGATGCGCCCGGGGTGACCCGCGATCGCACCTACCGGCCAGTGTTTTGGCAAGACCGTGAATTTCTGGTGGTGGATACGGGCGGGTTAGTGTTTGACGATGACAGCGACTTTTTGCCCCTCATTCGTCAACAGGCGGAACTGGCGTTACAGGAAGCCACGGCGGCGATTTTGGTGGTGGATGGCCAAGCGGGGCCAACGGCCTTAGACCACGAGATTGCCGACTGGTTACGCCAACAGTCACGACCCATTCTTGTGGCGGTGAATAAGTGCGAGTCGCGCCAGATGGGGCAGGTGCAGGCGGCGGAGTTCTGGTCATTGGGCTTAGGAGAACCCTACCCTATCTCCAGTATTCACGGCAGTGGCACCGGCGAACTGCTGGATCAGTTAATTACCCATTTGCCCGTCCAAACGGCAATACCGGAACCAGCGGAAATTCAAGTGGCGATCGCGGGTCGTCCGAATGTGGGTAAGTCGAGCCTCCTCAATGCCCTGATTGGTCGCGATCGCGCCATTGTCAGTCCGATTTCCGGCACCACGCGGGACACGATTGATACGGTTGTTGAGCGCAACGGTGTTCACTATCGCTTTATTGATACGGCGGGTATTCGCAAGCGGGGCAGTGTGGAATATGGCCCTGAAATGTTTAGTGTGCATCGCGCCTTTAAGGCCATTCACCGCTCCGATGTGGTGCTGCTGGTGCTTGATGCCCTAGAAGAGATTACGGAGCAGGATCAGCGTTTGGCGGGTCACATTGCCGATCAAGGCCGCGCCTGTGTGCTGATTATGAACAAGTGGGATGCGGTGGAGAAGGATACCTACACCATCAATACCTATCGCGATCGCCTCTATCGGCGGCTGAACTTTCTCGACTGGGCGGAGGCGCTCTTTATTAGCGCTAAGACGGGGCAACGGCTGGATAAAATTTTTACGGCTGTGGATGCTGCTGTGGAGCAACACCGCCGCCGCGTGAGTACGGCTGTGGTGAATGAGGTGATTCAAGAGGCGGTACGCTGGCACACGCCACCGGCGACCCGGCAAGGCCGCCAAGGCAAAATTTACTACGCGACCCAAGTGGCCACTCAGCCACCGGCGATCGCTATTTTTGTTAACGATGCCAAGCTCTTTAAGGAAAACTATCGCCGCTATATCGAAGGCCAAGTGCGCAAACAACTGGGGTTTCAGGGAACGCCAATTCGTCTGCTGTGGCGCAGCAAAAAGCCGCGTGACCTAGAAGCCTAG